One genomic window of Glycine max cultivar Williams 82 chromosome 16, Glycine_max_v4.0, whole genome shotgun sequence includes the following:
- the LOC100799113 gene encoding microtubule-associated protein futsch isoform X6, producing the protein MEAETNSPEDASAMAFGQHQVTDQTSVENVQPAETLIEVKNQENTNIKHPNLEGETTEINPTNDTKEQEKVPVSHTREEIENEDDGKYKQKKAKETEEATEMQLLKTATDSPPEDNVQSTVPTSEIVKGETEEISQQQTYKNDETVVIDTDKTTLQQGIEDGGNFDQQEATKIQLLNEEVKTTLPTPAFVQVDTDQISQQQSLHNDESKAIVNGKGCIPEIEHDREYTVAEEPEQPETKDNVSIAQEEKADHQSEESSLQSVITNYITAEGPVTSQSITKLSDDADNDEQKTVESCSANNLQNKDAREIIAEEATDAKQSTDVDIPKSETKDMPEDKALQTIPNTTSVGNEAIDDSSQEERQPEAEFTEKFNKELQAPHYDTEEQKVPASHAKEKLGVEDGGKFNQEAKGIEEATKMQLPEEEVRTTLPTPAFVEGDTDQISQPQTLHDDESEAIDNAKSSIPEIEHDRNYTFVEEPEQPETKDNIGIVKEEPASHQSEESSVQSINTNCITAEGHLTLESSTKLTDNVDPNEQKTVESCSVENLYNQDATEIAAEEATDAKQSTDVETTQLETEGAYEDKSLQPTLDEASIGDNTVVERSQDERQPEAEFKEKINLEMKTPQNDTKETAEINTNDTEKQEEVPASQAKEKIGIEDDGKFNQEEAKGIEEAIKAQLPEEEVKTALPTAAFVQGDTDQIPQQQTLQDDDSEVIGIAKNIDTPEIESGGRSTVVEEPEQSETKDNVGVVKEEQVDHQSEQLSISNVITNYTILEGHITSESSTKLTGDVDVDGWTIVVTRSKENLENKDACEITAKKKTDANQPTDVEIPKTETKGVHEDRSVQPIPDETLISNETVAESDQDERQPEAEFTEKINDEVKTPQNDTLETAEINKNDTEKQEEVPASHAEEKRGIEDDSKFDPEEAKGIEEGTQTQLPEEEVNTTLPTAACVQGDTDEIPQQQTLQDDYSEVIDIAKSIDTPEIELGGRSTVVEEPEQPENVDNVGEVKEEQAGHQSEELSVSNVSTNYTTPEGHITSESNTKLTGDVDVDGRTIVVTHSEETLDNKDDCEITAEKETDANQSTDVDIPKTQTEGVHKDKSLQPTHDEASIGNETVAESSRDERQPEAELTEKINEDVKSPLNDTEETAEINKNDTEKQKEIPASHTEEKLGIEDDGKFDQEDAKQIEQETKTQLPEKEVKTTLPTTAFVQGDTDQIPQQQTLHDDDSEVIDIAKNIDTPEIELGGWSTVVEEPEQPEKTDNIGVVKDVKADHQFEESNVLNGSTNYTTPGGHITSESSKNSTGDVDIDEQIIVDTCSEGNLENKYASEITAEKETDANQLTDVEIPKTETEGVHEDKSLQPTLDETSIGNEIVVESSQDEREEEEEFTEKLNEEVKIPQNDTEETGEINTNDTEKQEEDQASHAKEKLGIEDEGQLYQEEEKGIKEATEPQFPEEEVKITLPTAAFVQGDTDQIPQQQTLHNDESEAIDIAKKIDTPEIELDRRSTVVEEPQQSENKDNVGVLEEEQADHQSEQSSISNVSTNYTIPEGHATSESSTKLTGDVNADEQTIVDTRSEENLENKDTRETTAEKETDANQSTDVEIPKTETEGMHEDNSLQPTLDEASIGNETIAESSQDERQTEEELTEKFNEEVKTPQNDTEETAEINTNDPEKQEEDPASHAEEKLGIENDGKLDQEEAKGIEEATKPQFLEEEVKTTLPTTAFVQGDTDQIQHRQTLHDDESEAIDIAKNIHTLENELGRRSTIVEEPKQPENKDNIGVVKEEQADNQSEQMSMSNGSTNYTIPEGHVTSESSTKSTGDVDVDERTIVDTCLEENLENKDACEITAGKATDGYQSIDVEIPKKEIGGVPEDKALQAIPDTASIGNKALDESSQVERQSEAEFTEKFNEEVQTPKYDTEETAEINTTIDTEKQEGVPASEGKEKLGIEHDGKLDQEEAKGIEEATKMQLPEEKVQTTLPTAAFVQGDADQIPQQQTLHDDESEAINIAKNICTPEIELDEKSTVDEQCEQPETKDNIGILKQQADHQSVQSSVPSVITNYATAEGHVKSKSSTKLTDDVNVDQQKTVDSCSKKNLENKDTSEISAKQAIDAKQSTDAEIPKSETEGVLEDKALQTILDEALVKNEAVDESSPEDRQLEAEFTEKFNEEGQTPQYDIKETAEINTTNATEKQEEVPASNAKENVGVEDDSKFNQEEAKGIEEATIKQLPVEEVETTLPTDSFVQGDTDQKPKQQTLHHDESEVIDIAQNIYTPEIELDRKFIVVEEPEQPETKDIGIVKEEQANHQSQESSMQTVITSYTTAEGHVTSESTTKLTDDVNIYEQKTINARSIEDLENRDASEITAEQVRHTKQSTDGEIPKSETKGVPEDKALQTILDDVTDGNEAVDQSRQEARQPEPKFTEKFNEEVQTTPYDTEETSEINATNDTEKQEKVQASHTKEKLGIEDDGIFYQEEAKGIEEATKMQLLEELVQTTLPTVASVEGDIDQISQQQTLHDDESEAIDNAKSCISEIEPDRKSTAVEEPEQPETKTNTGIPIEEEADHQSEESSVESLITNYITAEGHVISESSTKLRDDVNVNQQKSVESGLVEFLENKDAGHIRVEGTYSKQLTDAEIQSSETEGPQEEEVHSKLPAVTVQGESDQNLQQQTLDDDESEAINNAKRCIPEKELDRMSTVVEEPETNANVGIVKEEQSDNQSQGSSMQNMIANYITAEGHLASESNTKLNYDVNEQKIVDSQSEENLENKDASKITTEEATDAKQLTDVEIQKLETDGVPENNAMQTLPNIALVRVEEVHDSKQEEIQRDAEFSVTFTKKMQTTQYEFDAKNGIPEAYGEKDDTCHLNAENEQKLESQPVAQNKGTTFINHPYQDGETAEMNPTNGIEVEKIPANHAKEKLVIEDDGKFNQEEAKGIEEATKTLLLNTATESLTEEEVQEILPTPAIVQRDTKQIMQQQTLHNDESEAIDKEKSCIPENELDRKFIAVEESDQPETKANAGIVKEEQADNQSQVSSMQSVITNYITAEGHLASESSTKLSFMNEQKTVDASVENLEIKDASEITAEEATDAKQLTDEEIQKSETESVYEDKALQTLPSTASVRIEVEKSIQEIHTETELAVTDTKEGQISENESEAKKEVSEYMLKKAFDLHKVACQTGAENELKAEFLSEERSQETIVTKHPNLEGESIEINPTSETEEHEQVPASHTGEKLEINDDGNFIQEEEKEMEKETERQLLKTATESVPEDEVQTTLPTSTIVKGETVEGIVQEQTLEEEKSAAIDNNSGRPENKLEGMANVVETIDQHESMAKVSTENEEHANRHSEQSSMENVITKHINSEGMVTTENSTKSSYNVEELEKVLDSNSIENSEMKDGRKILSEEASNMKEATGMELQKPEIENAPEDKAISTLPEIVEESIQEVIQKEAESEVIDTKEEQRPGNDFVKNMEVLEGFDLHKAQGNTTLENEMKAEVQSEAKSREIIIEHQNLLETAEISPRNDTKEPEKEHKVTTGISESVSADTTEQTDTGKPETPEAEITQPGITKEDEAGDEFEKISPSSSVSVISRDSQDTDTKVSHKKSHGILSGVGSKVKHSISKVKKAITGKSSHPKTPPSSK; encoded by the exons GCATTTGGTCAACACCAAGTGACAGACCAAACAAGTGTAGAAAATGTGCAGCCAGCTGAAACCCTGATTGAAGTGAAGAACCAGGAGAACACAAATATAAAGCATCCAAATTTGGAAGGAGAGACTACAGAAATAAACCCAACTAATGACACCAAAGAACAAGAAAAGGTTCCAGTGTCACACACTCGAGAAGAGATAGAGAATGAGGATGATGGGAAATACAAacaaaagaaagcaaaagagaCAGAAGAAGCAACCGAAATGCAGTTATTAAAAACTGCAACAGACA GTCCACCTGAGGATAATGTCCAGTCAACAGTGCCCACTTCTGAAATTGTCAAAGGTGAAACTGAGGAAATCTCACAGcaacaaacatataaaaatgatGAAACAGTAGTGATTGACACTGACAAGACAACATTGCAACAAGGAATAGAGGATGGTGGCAATTTTGATCAACAAGAAGCAACAAAAATACAGTTactgaatgaagaagtcaagACAACATTACCCACTCCTGCCTTTGTCCAAGTTGATACTGATCAAATTTCACAGCAACAATCACTGCATAATGATGAATCCAAAGCGATTGTTAATGGCAAGGGCTGCATACCTGAAATTGAACATGACAGAGAGTACACTGTTGCTGAG GAACCTGAACAACCTGAAACCAAGGACAATGTCAGCATAGCACAAGAAGAAAAAGCAGACCACCAATCAGAAGAGTCAAGCCTGCAGAGTGTCATTACAAATTATATCACCGCAGAAGGACCTGTCACATCACAAAGCATCACAAAATTAAGCGATGATGCTGACAATGATGAACAGAAGACAGTAGAATCATGCTCGGCAAACAATTTACAAAACAAGGATGCAAGAGAAATTATAGCAGAGGAAGCAACAGATGCCAAACAATCAACTGATGTGGATATACCAAAGTCAGAAACCAAAG ACATGCCTGAAGATAAAGCCCTGCAAACAATACCCAACACAACATCAGTCGGAAATGAAGCAATTGATGACAGTAGTCAAGAAGAGAGACAGCCAGAAGCAGAATTTACAGAGAAATTTAACAAAGAGTTGCAGGCGCCACACTATGATACTGAGGAACAAAAGGTTCCAGCATCTCATGCAAAGGAAAAACTAGGGGTCGAGGATGGTGGCAAATTCAATCAAGAAGCAAAAGGTATTGAAGAAGCAACAAAAATGCAATTACCAGAGGAAGAAGTCCGGACAACATTGCCCACTCCTGCCTTTGTCGAAGGTGATACTGATCAAATTTCACAGCCACAAACACTGCACGATGATGAATCAGAAGCGATTGATAATGCCAAGAGTTCCATTCCAGAAATTGAACATGACAGAAATTATACTTTTGTTGAG GAACCTGAACAACCTGAAACCAAGGACAACATCGGCATAGTAAAAGAAGAACCAGCAAGCCACCAATCTGAAGAATCAAGCGTGCAGAGTATCAATACAAATTGTATAACAGCAGAAGGACATCTCACATTAGAAAGCAGCACAAAATTAACAGATAATGTTGACCCCAATGAACAGAAGACAGTAGAATCATGCTCAGTGGAGAACTTATACAACCAGGATGCAACTGAAATCGCAGCAGAGGAAGCAACAGATGCAAAACAATCAACTGATGTGGAGACAACTCAATTAGAAACCGAAG GTGCGTATGAAGATAAATCCCTGCAACCAACACTTGACGAAGCATCGATCGGAGACAATACAGTTGTTGAGagaagtcaagatgaaagacaGCCAGAAGCAGAATTTAAAGAGAAGATTAACCTAGAGATGAAGACTCCACAAAATGATACCAAGGAGACGGCAGAAATAAATACCAATGATACTGAGAAACAGGAAGAGGTTCCAGCATCTCAGGCCAAAGAGAAAATAGGGATTGAGGATGACGGCAAATTCAAtcaagaagaagcaaaagggattGAAGAAGCAATAAAAGCACAGTTACCAGAGGAAGAAGTCAAGACAGCATTGCCCACTGCTGCCTTTGTCCAAGGCGATACTGATCAAATACCACAGCAGCAAACACTGCAGGATGATGATTCAGAAGTGATTGGTATTGCGAAGAACATCGACACTCCAGAAATTGAAAGTGGCGGAAGGTCCACTGTTGTTGAG GAACCTGAACAATCCGAAACAAAGGACAATGTTGGTGTGGTGAAAGAAGAACAAGTAGACCACCAGTCAGAACAATTGAGCATTTCAAATGTCAttacaaattatacaatactGGAAGGACACATCACATCAGAAAGCAGCACAAAATTAACTGGTGATGTTGACGTCGATGGATGGACAATAGTAGTCACACGTTCAAAAGAGAATTTAGAGAACAAggatgcatgtgaaattacagcaaagaaaaaaacagaTGCAAATCAACCAACCGATGTGGAGATACCAAAGACAGAAACCAAAG GTGTGCATGAAGATAGATCCGTGCAACCAATACCTGATGAAACATTGATTAGCAACGAAACAGTTGCTGAGAGTGATCAAGATGAGAGACAGCCAGAAGCAGAATTTACAGAGAAGATTAACGATGAGGTGAAGACTCCACAAAACGATACTTTGGAGACtgcagaaataaataaaaatgatactgAGAAACAGGAAGAGGTTCCAGCATCTCACGCTGAGGAGAAACGAGGGATTGAGGATGATAGCAAATTCGAtccagaagaagcaaaagggattGAAGAAGGAACACAAACACAGTTACCAGAGGAAGAAGTCAACACAACATTGCCCACTGCTGCCTGTGTCCAAGGCGATACTGATGAAATACCGCAGCAGCAAACACTGCAAGATGATTATTCAGAAGTGATTGATATTGCAAAGAGCATCGACACTCCAGAAATTGAACTTGGCGGAAGGTCCACTGTTGTTGAG GAACCTGAACAACCCGAAAATGTGGACAACGTCGGTGAGGTGAAAGAAGAACAAGCAGGCCACCAATCAGAAGAATTGAGTGTGTCGAATGTCagtacaaattatacaacaCCGGAAGGACACATCACATCAGAAAGCAACACAAAATTAACTGGTGATGTCGATGTCGATGGACGGACAATAGTGGTCACGCACTCAGAAGAGACTTTAGACAACAAGGATGATTGCGAAATTACAGCAGAGAAAGAAACAGATGCAAATCAATCAACTGATGTGGATATACCAAAGACACAAACCGAAG GTGTGCATAAAGATAAATCCCTGCAACCAACACATGACGAAGCATCAATCGGAAACGAAACAGTTGCTGAGAGTAGTCGAGATGAGAGACAGCCAGAAGCAGAACTTACAGAGAAGATTAACGAAGACGTGAAGTCTCCACTAAATGATACTGAGGAGACTgcagaaataaacaaaaatgataCTGAGAAACAGAAAGAGATTCCTGCATCTCACACCGAGGAGAAACTAGGGATTGAGGATGATGGCAAATTTGATCAAGAAGATGCAAAACAGATTgaacaagaaacaaaaacacaGTTACCAGAGAAAGAAGTCAAGACAACATTGCCCACTACTGCCTTTGTCCAAGGCGATACTGATCAAATACCACAGCAGCAAACACTGCATGATGATGATTCAGAAGTGATTGATATTGCAAAGAACATTGACACTCCAGAAATTGAACTTGGCGGATGGTCCACTGTTGTGGAG GAACCCGAACAACCCGAAAAAACCGACAACATCGGCGTGGTGAAAGATGTAAAAGCAGACCACCAATTTGAAGAATCTAACGTGTTGAATggaagtacaaattatacaacaCCGGGAGGACACATCACATCAGAAAGCAGCAAAAACTCAACTGGTGATGTGGACATCGATGAACAGATAATAGTAGACACGTGCTCAGAAGGGAATTTAGAGAACAAGTATGCAAGCGAAATTACAGCAGAGAAAGAAACAGATGCAAATCAATTGACCGATGTGGAGATACCAAAGACAGAAACCGAAG GTGTACATGAAGATAAATCCCTCCAACCAACACTTGACGAAACATCTATTGGAAACGAAATAGTTGTTGAGAGTAGTCAAGATgagagagaggaagaagaggaaTTCACAGAAAAGTTAAATGAAGAGGTGAAGATTCCACAAAATGATACCGAGGAGACTGGAGAAATAAACACCAATGATACTGAGAAacaggaagaggatcaagcatCACACGCCAAGGAGAAACTAGGGATTGAGGATGAGGGACAATTAtatcaagaagaagaaaaagggatTAAAGAAGCAACAGAACCACAGTTCCCAGAGGAAGAAGTCAAGATAACATTGCCCACTGCTGCCTTTGTCCAAGGCGATACTGATCAAATACCGCAGCAACAAACACTGCACAATGATGAATCAGAAGCGATTGATATTGCAAAGAAAATCGACACTCCAGAAATTGAACTTGACAGAAGGTCCACTGTTGTTGAG GAACCTCAACAATCTGAAAACAAGGACAACGTTGGCGTGTTGGAAGAAGAACAAGCAGACCACCAATCAGAACAATCGAGCATTTCGAATGTcagtacaaattatacaataccgGAAGGACACGCCACATCAGAAAGCAGCACAAAATTAACTGGTGATGTCAACGCCGATGAACAAACAATAGTAGACACACGCTCAGAAGAGAATTTAGAGAACAAGGACACAAGAGAAACTACAGCAGAGAAAGAAACAGATGCAAATCAATCGACTGATGTGGAGATACCAAAGACAGAAACCGAAG GCATGCATGAAGATAATTCCCTGCAACCAACACTTGATGAAGCATCGATCGGAAACGAAACAATTGCTGAGAGTAGTCAAGATGAGAGACAGACAGAAGAGGAACTTACAGAAAAGTTTAACGAAGAGGTGAAGACTCCACAAAATGATACCGAGGAGACTGCAGAAATAAACACCAATGACCCTGAGAAACAGGAAGAGGATCCAGCATCTCACGCTGAGGAGAAACTAGGGATTGAGAATGATGGCAAATTAGAtcaagaagaagcaaaagggattGAAGAAGCAACAAAACCGCAGTTCCTAGAGGAAGAAGTCAAGACAACATTGCCCACTACTGCCTTTGTCCAAGGCGATACTGACCAAATACAGCACCGACAAACACTgcatgatgatgaatcagaaGCGATTGACATTGCAAAGAACATACACACACTAGAAAATGAACTTGGCAGAAGGTCCACTATCGTTGAG GAACCTAAACAACCCGAAAACAAAGACAACATCGGCGTGGTGAAAGAAGAACAAGCAGACAACCAATCAGAACAAATGAGCATGTCGAATggaagtacaaattatacaataccgGAAGGACACGTCACATCAGAAAGCAGCACAAAATCAACTGGTGATGTCGATGTCGATGAACGGACAATAGTAGACACATGCTTAGAAGAGAACTTAGAGAACAAGGATGCATGTGAAATCACAGCAGGGAAAGCAACAGATGGATATCAATCAATTGATGTGGAGATACCAAAGAAAGAAATCGGAG GTGTGCCAGAAGATAAAGCCCTGCAAGCAATACCTGACACAGCATCTATCGGAAACAAAGCACTTGACGAGAGTAGTCAAGTGGAGAGACAGTCAGAAGCAGAATTTACAGAGAAGTTTAACGAAGAAGTGCAGACACCAAAATATGATACTGAGGAGACTGCAGAAATAAACACCACCATTGATACTGAGAAACAAGAAGGGGTTCCTGCATCTGAAGGCAAGGAGAAACTAGGGATTGAGCATGATGGGAAACTTGAtcaagaagaagcaaaagggattGAAGAAGCAACAAAAATGCAGTTACCAGAGGAAAAGGTGCAGACAACATTGCCCACTGCTGCCTTTGTCCAAGGTGATGCTGATCAAATACCGCAGCAACAAACTCTgcatgatgatgaatcagaaGCGATTAACATTGCCAAGAACATATGCACACCAGAAATTGAACTAGACGAAAAGTCAACTGTTGATGAG CAATGTGAACAACCTGAAACCAAGGACAACATCGGCATATTAAAACAACAAGCAGACCACCAATCAGTACAATCAAGTGTGCCAAGTGTCATTACAAATTATGCAACAGCAGAAGGACATGTTAAATCAAAAAGCAGCACAAAATTAACTGATGATGTCAATGTCGATCAACAGAAAACTGTAGACTCATGCTCTAAAAAGAATTTAGAGAACAAGGATACAAGTGAAATTTCAGCAAAGCAAGCAATAGATGCCAAACAATCTACTGATGCGGAGATACCTAAGTCAGAAACTGAAG GTGTGCTTGAAGATAAAGCCTTGCAAACAATACTTGATGAAGCATTGGTCAAAAATGAAGCAGTTGATGAAAGTAGTCCAGAGGATAGACAGCTAGAAGCAGAATTTACAGAGAAGTTTAACGAAGAGGGGCAGACACCACAATATGATATTAAGGAGACTGCAGAAATAAACACCACCAATGCTACTGAGAAACAGGAAGAGGTTCCTGCATCTAATGCAAAGGAAAATGTAGGGGTCGAGGACGATAGCAAATTCAATCAAGAAGAAGCCAAAGGGATTGAAGAAGCAACAATAAAGCAGTTACCAGTTGAAGAAGTAGAGACAACATTGCCCACTGATTCCTTTGTCCAAGGTGATACTGATCAAAAACCGAAGCAACAAACACTGCACCATGATGAATCAGAAGTTATTGATATTGCTCAGAACATCTACACACCAGAAATTGAACTCGACCGAAAGTTCATTGTGGTTGAG GAACCTGAACAACCTGAAACCAAGGACATCGGCATAGTAAAAGAAGAACAAGCAAACCACCAATCACAAGAATCAAGCATGCAGACTGTCATTACAAGTTATACAACAGCAGAGGGACACGTCACATCAGAAAGCACCACAAAATTAACTGATGATGTCAACATCTATGAACAGAAAACAATAAACGCACGCTCAATAGAGGATTTAGAGAACAGGGATGCAAGTGAAATTACAGCAGAGCAAGTAAGACATACCAAACAATCGACTGATGGGGAGATTCCAAAGTCAGAAACCAAAG GTGTGCCTGAAGATAAAGCCTTGCAAACAATACTTGACGATGTAACGGATGGAAATGAAGCAGTTGATCAGAGCCGTCAAGAGGCGAGACAGCCAGAACCAAAATTTACAGAAAAGTTTAACGAAGAGGTGCAGACAACACCATATGATACTGAGGAGACTTCAGAAATAAATGCCACTAATGATACTGAGAAACAAGAAAAGGTTCAGGCATCTCACACCAAGGAGAAACTAGGGATTGAGGATGATGGCATATTCTAtcaagaagaagcaaaagggattGAAGAAGCAACAAAAATGCAGTTACTGGAGGAATTAGTCCAGACAACATTGCCCACCGTTGCCTCTGTCGAAGGTGATATTGATCAAATTTCGCAGCAACAAACATTGCATGATGATGAATCGGAAGCGATTGATAATGCCAAGAGCTGCATATCAGAAATTGAACCCGACAGAAAATCTACTGCTGTTGAG GAACCTGAACAACCTGAAACCAAGACCAACACCGGCATACcaatagaagaagaagcagaccATCAATCAGAAGAATCAAGTGTGGAGAGTCTGATTACAAATTATATAACAGCAGAAGGACATGTGATATCAGAAAGCAGCACAAAATTAAGAGATGATGTCAACGTCAATCAACAGAAGAGTGTAGAATCAGGCTTGGTTGAGTTTTTAGAGAACAAGGATGCAGGTCATATCAGAGTAGAAGGAACATATTCCAAACAATTGACTGATGCAGAGATACAAAGTTCAGAAACAGAAG GTCCACAAGAGGAAGAAGTCCATTCAAAATTGCCTGCTGTAACTGTACAAGGTGAATCTGATCAAAACTTACAGCAACAAACActtgatgatgatgaatcagaAGCAATCAATAATGCCAAGAGATGCATACCAGAAAAAGAACTTGATAGAATGTCCACTGTTGTTGAG GAACCTGAAACCAATGCCAATGTTGGCATAGTAAAAGAAGAACAATCAGACAACCAATCGCAAGGATCAAGCATGCAAAATATGATTGCAAATTATATAACAGCAGAAGGACATCTGGCATCAGAAagcaatacaaaattaaattatgatgtGAATGAACAGAAGATAGTAGACTCACAGTCAGAAGAGAATTTAGAGAACAAGGATGCAAGTAAAATCACCACAGAGGAAGCAACAGATGCCAAACAATTGACTGATGTTGAGATACAAAAATTAGAAACCGATG GTGTGCCTGAAAATAACGCCATGCAAACATTACCCAACATAGCATTGGTCAGAGTCGAAGAAGTTCACGATAGTAAGCAAGAAGAGATACAACGAGATGCAGAATTTTCAGTGACATTTACAAAAAAGATGCAGACAACACAATATGAGTTTGACGCAAAAAATGGCATTCCTGAG GCATATGGGGAAAAGGACGATACATGCCATCTCAATGCAGAAAACGAACAGAAATTAGAATCCCAACCAGTAGCACAGAACAAGGGGACTACATTCATAAATCATCCGTATCAGGATGGAGAGACTGCAGAAATGAACCCCACTAATGGTATTGAGGTAGAAAAGATTCCAGCAAATCATGCCAAGGAGAAACTAGTGATTGAGGATGATGGTAAATTCAAtcaagaagaagcaaaagggatcGAAGAAGCAACAAAAACACTGTTACTAAATACTGCAACAGAGA GCCTAACAGAGGAAGAAGTCCAGGAAATATTGCCCACTCCTGCAATTGTCCAACGTGACACAAAGCAAATCATGCAACAACAAACACTTCACAATGATGAATCAGAAGCAATTGATAAGGAAAAGAGCTGCATACCAGAAAATGAACTTGACAGAAAGTTCATTGCTGTTGAG GAATCTGATCAACCTGAAACCAAGGCCAATGCTGGCATAGTAAAAGAAGAACAAGCAGACAACCAATCACAAGTATCAAGCATGCAGAGTGTGATTacaaactatataacagcagaAGGACATCTGGCATCAGAAAGCAGTACAAAATTAAGTTTTATGAATGAACAGAAGACAGTAGACGCGTCAGTAGAGAATTTAGAAATCAAGGATGCAAGTGAAATCACAGCAGAGGAAGCAACAGATGCCAAACAATTGACTGATGAGGAGATACAAAAATCAGAAACCGAAA GTGTGTATGAAGATAAGGCCCTGCAAACATTACCCAGTACAGCATCTGTCCGTATTGAAGTTGAGAAAAGCATTCAAGAGATACATACAGAAACAGAATTAGCAGTGACAGATACCAAAGAGGGGCAGATATCAGAAAATGAGTCTGAGGCAAAAAAGGAAGTTTCTGAG TATATGTTAAAAAAGGCTTTTGATCTGCACAAAGTGGCATGCCAGACCGGTGCAGAAAATGAACTGAAAGCTGAATTCCTATCTGAAGAGCGGAGCCAGGAAACTATAGTTACAAAGCATCCAAATTTGGAAGGAGAGAGCATAGAGATAAACCCAACAAGTGAAACTGAAGAACATGAACAGGTACCAGCATCACACACCGGAGAGAAATTAGAGATCAACGATGATGGGAATTTCATacaagaggaagaaaaagagatgGAAAAAGAAACTGAAAGGCAGTTGCTTAAAACTGCAACAGAAA GTGTACCAGAAGATGAAGTCCAGACAACCCTGCCAACATCAACAATTGTTAAAGGTGAGACAGTTGAAGGAATTGTTCAGGAACAAACACTCGAGGAAGAGAAATCAGCAGCAATAGATAACAATAGTGGCAGACCAGAAAATAAACTTGAGGGAATGGCTAATGTTGTTGAG ACAATTGATCAACATGAATCCATGGCCAAGGTCAGCACTGAAAATGAAGAACATGCCAACCGCCATTCTGAACAGTCTAGCATGGAGAATGTAATTACAAAGCATATCAATTCAGAAGGAATGGTAACAACAGAAAACAGTACAAAATCAAGTTATAATGTGGAAGAACTGGAAAAGGTTCTAGACTCAAACTCCATAGAAAATTCAGAAATGAAGGATGGTAGAAAAATCTTGTCAGAGGAAGCATCTAATATGAAAGAAGCCACTGGTATGGAGTTACAGAAGCCTGAAATAGAAA ATGCACCTGAGGATAAAGCCATCTCAACTTTGCCTGAGATAGTTGAGGAAAGCATTCAAGAAGTAATACAAAAGGAAGCTGAATCAGAAGTGATCGATACCAAAGAGGAGCAGAGACCAGGAAATGATTTTGTAAAGAACATGGAAGTTCTCGAG GGATTTGATTTACACAAAGCGCAAGGCAACACCACTCtggaaaatgaaatgaaagcagAAGTCCAGTCTGAAGCAAAGAGCCGGGAGATCATTATCGAGCATCAAAATTTGCTGGAGACTGCAGAAATAAGTCCAAGAAATGATACTAAAGAACCTGAAAAGGAACATAAAGTCACCACAGGTATCTCTGAATCAGTATCTGCAGATACCACAGAGCAAACAGACACAGGAAAACCGGAAACTCCAGAGGCCGAAATCACTCAACCAGGCATCACAAAAGAAGACGAAGCAGGAGACGAATTCGAAAAAATAAGCCCATCATCTAGTGTGAGTGTGATATCCAGAGACTCTCAAGACACCGACACGAAAGTTTCACACAAAAAATCTCATGGCATCCTATCAGGTGTAGGGTCAAAGGTGAAGCACTCAATTTCCAAAGTGAAGAAGGCCATTACAGGCAAGTCTTCACACCCCAAGACACCaccatcatcaaaataa